TTCCTTCAATTATCTGTGAAGCGTGGCCACCTCTCTCATCATTCCCCCTTAACTATCCCTGAAATCTGGCTCTTCCTCATGGCACTGTAACTCCTGTCAGCTTCTCACTCTGTTTGGTGTGGTCAGCCATTTCTCTTGTCATGCTCAGGAGTTTCCCGCGGTCTGTTCAGTTAGCTAAGGCTTACGCCAGGCCCTAATCATCAGCTTGTGTGCCTTCATGCATACGCCCAAAGTTGTCTGCATGTCACATCATTTTTTCCTATCCTCTTTCTAGCCTCAATGTGACAGTCTTCTCCATCCCAAGGTGGCTCTGAGCACCCTCCTCTCTGACCAGGCACGGTTTCAGCCCTTTTGAGTGACTCTTTCCCTTTGTGTCCTACTTGACTGCCTGCAGCCTCATTTTGCAGGTGCCGGGCAAGAAAGTCCTTGCCTCCTTGCACAGGAGACCAAATTGCACTGAAGCACGGTTAGCTGTGAAAATTGGCAACTTTATTTCAAGAACTAAGTCAGCTTCAGCATGTGTGTGCACTCAGAGGAGAGCgggcaggagagagcaggccTTTGACGTTGAGGCTGCCTTTGGATCAGCAGGCATTGCCCCAGAAGGAAATGGTCGTGGTACACTGCAGCCTCCATCGGATCCTGTTCATCCTGCTGCTCaagccttttttccctttaggacctgcaggagctcctgcacccGAGTAAAGAATTCCACCAGCTTCTGGCGTGGAAATGGGCAGGGTGTAAACCTGCCCGGTTGTGTTGGTATTGGCCTTGGCCTCTGGAAGGGGGTTGAGGCGGTGAGAAAATGACTCCATGCCCGTGATGTTGGAGCAGCCCTTACTGCTGGGCGCAGTCCCATCTGCACCAAGATCCAGTCGTAAAAGTGCTGAGTGGAGGCGTAGACTCCCGGCTGTCGTGCTCTCGCACAGCCTTTCCCCCAGCTGGTCACTCCAACAAGCCAGAAGTAGTCAGCGTTGTTATCTTTGCACACGAGAGGACCACCGCTGTCAccctgcagcagaggagaaaggattgAGGTCTTGTTGGGTGGCCTCTGTCGGCACTGGGGATGGCTCCTTCCCTCTCACAGCACCTGCCAGAGCTGTATCCACTGCACAGAAAGGCTCTGCTCAGGTGCTGGAGCCTACAGAACCTTGTCTGGGAGGGGGTCATGGGCCTGTAAGGTAAGGCGCGCTCTCATCTCTGCACAGTGATCCTGGATGTGTGGAAGACGGATGTTCCAGGATTGGGATCTGGACCTGTGTGCTGCCAAGAGCACCGATGGGCTTTCTGGGCAGAGTCCCAGGCCTCTGGGACAAGTGGGGCGCTGGGCAAGGACCTGCAGATGGGGAACGGGAGGTGAGCCCCAACAGTAGTGGGGACCCAGTGGTAGGAAGGTGACTTGCCAGGCAAAGCACGCCCCGGGGGGTGTTTGGGTGGCTGCgacagggctgcctgtgctgctgggggttgATTTGTAGTGTGCTCCTACCTGGCAGGTGTCGATGCCACCCTGCGGATAGCCAGCACACAAGTTGTGGGTGTGGATGGCCCCTCTATACCACCGGCTGCTGTTACAGAGGTTGACATCAATGAGGCGGACCTTGGCCTCCTGCAGGACATCACTTGATCCTCCAGCTGTGAGCACAGAAAGGAATTAACACCCAGCGGCTCGTGGCCggctctcctcccttctctggGTGAACCCCTCTCCTAGGGCTTGGCTTTGCATCTTGAAGGCGTTGTACCGGTGTTTCCCTTCTGTCTCGCTTTGGGTCATGGGTCAGGCCCATCTCTACAGGCATACGTCCCCGCAGCCTGGCTCTGGCTTTCGCCCCTGCTGTGAGGAAGCCCAACCCGTCTCCCCCGTGTGCCAAGCTTGCACTCAGGACACGAGCACTTTTTGGGAACTCACATCTTGCAGTCGTGGAACCCCAACCACTGATGTAGCAGGTTGTCAGCTCTGACACCCTCAGCGAGGCGTCAGGCACACAGGCAAGCTGTATGTAGTagctgcactggacaggctggtCCAATTCCAGCAACGCGATGTCATTCCTCTGCGAGATATTACTATACTGTTCGTGAACCAGTAGCCGCTTAATATGGCGCACTTGGGCCTCGGGGCCCAGCTGAGTCAACTGGGTGGCCCCGATCACCACGCGCCACATCGCGATGTGCCTGGAAGGCAGATGGAGAGAGGGGTCAGAGGGAGCGGAGCCAtgtgctgcagcagcccagcagtTGCAGTTCCCTGCCTTCTGCTTCacaagggagagaggaaagcagcGCTATGGAGGGTGCGAGTGCCCTGGCATGCCTTAGGGACAAGGAATGTCGATCTGGAGGCTGCTAGGAAGCAGTGGCACGAGCCCAGCCTTCTCCTGAGCAGTCTCTCAGCTGGGCTCTGGAGTGCCCAGGGCACTGCGCCTACTGGAAGGAAACGGGATGGGAGTAGCACGTGGTGCTGCGGACAGGGGTATCCCCGTTCCCTGGTCCTCCTTACCAGGCCTCGATGAAGCAGTGGGCTGCTGTGAGGACCCACTGTGGGCTGATGAGGGACCCTCCGCATACATGCCCCGTGCCTATTTCCCAGGGATCCTGGATGCTGACGATCCAGGGCCAGGACCCTGGCTGGGCATCTGTGCCACCCACGACGCGCGATGTGCCATAGAGAGAAGCCATGGGGCGGAGCCCGCAGGTCCCTCTGGAACAAGAAACTCATTACTGTCCTGCTCAGTGGCTTGCTGCCGTTCAGGCTGAAGGTCAgccatcctccctccccacaaGGTGTTGCACGGACAGCGGGGCCAGGGAACCCCACAAGGCACGCGTCCGTCCACCGTGTTTCTGCTTTAGCCCCGTAGCCGAGTTGTGCCAGCAGCCTGGGTGCTGGCAAGGATCCGAGGCTCCCACATGGGGTTTGGGAAGCTGTGGTGTGGCCACGGGGGACAAGCGGGCACCCTCCGGTGAACCCCGCCCAGAGCCTCGGGCCACTTACCCACAGTTGTCCCATGTGCTGTGCGCAGGCCAGCACACGGCcagcaggacgaggaggaggagcaaATTCATCGCTGCCAGTGGCACGTCGCAGCTGCAAGAACCGAGGGTTCGCTGccagcagtgcagcagctgaCGTAGCGCCCGCAGTATTCACGTTGCCCGCGGTGCCCTTGGCCCCGGGGCTGATGTCACAGAGTCGCTGgttccaggtgctgggcacggtGGCCTCTCGGGGCGCGGGGCAACATGGGGGGTTCCAAGCAGGAAGGGAGGCAGAAGCTGGGATCGGACACCCCCGACAGACCCCCGCTGAATGCTCTGCTTGCGGAATGAGGGTGTGCAGGCCCTGTGGCTGACAGCATCGCCTGGCTCCCAGCACTGCCTGCTAACAGCTGGCATGAAAAAAACAAGTGTGGCATCATAGCCTCTTTGGGAAGTTCACTGccaccctgctctctgcagctgtttGCCACCAGGTCCTTCCCAAAAAACATACACCGGAGAACATAACTACTCCAGGCAGTATGCACGTTTGGGTATTGAATCTGGTTACATCTGCAGCAGGCAAGCAGTGATGTGCGAGGGGGACGAGTGCAGCATACCCACGTGGTGCACACTGTATGTATGCGTACGTCTGGGTGCGCACATGCTGGCGTGTCCGTTTGTGTAGTGCACTCTGTGTATGCATGCACCATGTCTGCACTATGTGTGGGTGCAGTCAGTGTGTGGGTGCACTCTACATCTATCTACACACATTGTGGATGCACACTGTACACATGCAGTGTCGTATAAGTGAGCCTGTGAGTGTGCACACCATATGTATGCGTTCACAGGGTagagtgtgtgcagtgtgtgtgtgcattttgtGTGTATGCAGGTaggctgtgtgtgcatgcactttGTGTGCATGCTGAGTGTGCATGCCTTCCACTCTCTGCGTTCATGTGTGGTGTGTGTTCATGTgtggtgtgtgtgcatgtgtgtgatgCAGTGTTTGTGTGtagtctgtgtgtgtgcatgaatgTGTGTTGGTGTGcaatatatgtgcatgtgtgttggtgtgcgtgtgtgtgttggtgtccattcagtgtgtgtgtgtgggggttgGTGTGCAGTcagtgtgtgggtgtgggtgtagGTGTGTTggtgtgcagtgtgtgtgtgtgtgtgtgggtgttgGTGTGCAGTCTGTGTGAGTGGGTGGGGGTGTGGGTATGTGGGGGTGTTGGTGTGCAGTCAGTGTGAGTGTGTGGGGGTGTGCAGTcagtctgtgcatgtgtgtgggggtctgggggtgtgGGTGTATTGATGTGTGAGTGTATTGATGTGTGGGTGTGTTGGTGTGTAGTcagtggggggggggttggtgtgCCGTcagtgtgtgtgggtgtgttGGTGTGTTGATGTGTTGGTGTGTagtcagtgtgtgtgtgtgggggggggggttggtgtgCAGTcagtgagtgtgtgtgtgggggtgtgtgtgggggggtgtgtgtggctGTGGGTGTGTTGATGTGTGGGTGTGTTGGTGTGCAGTtaatgtgtgtgggggggggttgGTGTGTTGGTGTGCAGTCAGTGTCTGTGTGCGCGTAGGGGGTTGGTGTGCAGTcagtatgtgtgcgtgtgtataggGGGTTGCTGCGCAGTCAGAGCGCGTGCGTATTGGTGTGCGGTCAGTGTGTCGGTGTCTCCGTGAGCAGCCCtgtccgccgccgcctcccgtgccgttccccgccgccgccaggaGGGCCGGCGGCGGGGTCTGGCCTCCCGGGAGCCCCGTGCCCCGGTGTGTCCcgcccggcggggaggcggcacccgcggccgggcgggccggggtgacgcggggctgccgAGCCGCCGGGCTAGGCCGCCCTCCGGTCGTCCGGGCGTGCGGAGATCTGCGGGGAGCCGTCCGGGCGGGGCGGCGAGCGGCCAACGCGGGTCGCGATTGCTGGGCTGGCCGCGGCCCGGGGCCCCGGGAGAGGCCGCAGGACTCGCGGGAGTGGCGAGGTCCGAGCGCGGTACCGGGCCGCCGCTTCGCCCGCACCGCGCTCCGGGCGCGCGGTCCCTGCTTCGTTGGGCTGCGTaggatggggctgggctggagcggctgcgggggggccagggctgagggcagggcagaggctgcctgcagaagctgcctgcccgctcccccaCCTCTCCAGGAGCTCCGGGCACCCCGATTTCAATAATCCGGCTTCCCAGGATTTGTGGCTGCtaaggagaaggcagaggagggGTGGGAGGCAAGGAGGGAGCTTGCAGCGGGAGGAGGTGGCGGGCATGGAAGAGTGGGGAGGACGACCTTGGGGTCGGTGTGGGGTGAGAGCAGAGCACCCGTTCCACGCGTGCAGGGGAACAACCCGGGAGCTCGGGTTGTCCACCGGGGAGCAGCGTTCTTGCATTTCCCTCGTCCTCCACCTGCCgaggctgggagctgggccctgctgccagagcagggctgtgctgaagctgctgctgctcacctgcaGAGCTGTTTTCACGCCCTGCTTGTGCCTCCCTCTGCACAAAGCTATCTCTGAGCCAGCTCTGTGCAGCGCTCCCGTGGTAGCTGGGTCTTACTCACACTGCACTGATGGCACAGGTGGTATTTCCAGGACACCACTTGGCGCTGCGGGGAAGGAAGCACGCCTCTGAGGTTGTCTGGTGCTGAGGGCTGAGAAGGGCTGAGGCTTTGCGGGGCAAGCTCACCCTGGAGTTTGAGGGCTGCAAACCATAAGGATaagggtctgcagggcagagctgcagggcacAGGAGGAGTGTGGGCATctgcagggtggctgcagggcagctGCTCCACCAAGGGCGGGCTGTGGACCCTCCTCTACCCCAAGTGGTTGGCATCTGTGTGGCACTGTTGTGAAGTTGAGTGCAGCTCAATCGAGGGACACATTTCTCAAGTGAGCACTACCAAATTTCTTGCATAGCAGCCTGGTGTCTGCTTTGTGCTCGCAGCAGCCTGTCACTGTGGGTCTAAGGGTCTTTTGCTGGTGGGGCAGAGCAGCAAGGAGAGGATGCTGTGGGGTGGTGGATGGGATGGAGGGGTGTTTGTAGGCTGGGGTAATGTTCAAGGTGCTCAACTAGCAGAGGGGTTGGTGCTGTGAAATGGGGTGCCAGGGACATTGGCTAGCTCTGGGTGTTTGGAGAGCTCATATGTGTTGTCTTGGCATGCTGATTATACAGAGCACTGCAACAACCCAGTGACGATAGGCAGAGCTAGAAGCAAGCAAAGGTCTGCTTGCCAGGCCAGGGCCAGGCCCTGGAGATAAGTGTGAAGCTTAGGGTGTCCCCAGGAGAGGGACCACTGTGCCAGCAGCACATGCAGCCATAGCCTGGCATGCAGGATCAGGGCATGTGGACAATGGCTGCCTGAGCAACAGGGATGCAGGATCACACCGGGGAGGTGCAGGCATGGAGGGGCTATCGGCAGGGGCCACAGAAAGGGGGCAGAAGTGCAGGAGAGAGTCTGTCTCCCTTCCAGGAGAAGGGTCAGAGTCACTGCTGCTTCCTGACCTGGGGAGACCTGGTCCCAGGCCAAGGCTCTGCCATCCCAGTGTGAGGAGATACAGCAGGGGATCGCCCCCAACAGAAGGCCTTGCTGTTCCTGGGCTGGGGGTGGTTCTGGGCAGACATCCTGCAGGTGACAGATGGATCTGGGATGTCCCTCTGCAGCTCAGTACCACCCCTCACATGCCAGCTGGAGTCTCCTGATGGGCTTTCTCTGATCCTGTTCCTGACATTATTTTCCATAGGCCATGTCTGCTTCTTTCCATCTGCATGCTTAGGCTGTAGGCTGGGTGCCAGGGGATGGCAGAGATGGTCTGTGTGGTGGAGGATGCTGCATGGGCATGTGAGACACCAGGAGTCAGGGAATGGCTGGCTCAGCGTGTGCAGGAAGGAAGTGCTGGCCAAGTGTGCTGTGAGGAACTGTCACAATCACAAAGTGgttgagcttggaagggacctctggaggtcatctggtccaatcccctgctcaagcagggtcagctacagcaggttgcccaggaccatgaccAGTCGGATTtcgagtatctccaaggatggagactccacaacctctctgggcaacctgtttcagtgctcagtcaccctcacaataacaaaagtgttttcttgtgttcagatggtatttcatgttttttaatttgtgcccatcgTGTCTTGCACTGTCACTGGACAGCACTGAGAAGGATCTGGCTCCCTCTTTGTTCCGTCCCATCACATATTGATACAGATTGATGAGATGCCCCGtgagccttctcttctgtaggctaaacagtcccaactctctcagcgtCTCCTCATATGAGGGATACTCCAGCCACTTAATCATCAGAATGGCCCTTTagtggactctctccagtatgtccatgtcatCCTTGTACAGGGGAgcctagaactggacacagcactcccgatgtggtctcaccagtgctgagtagagaggaaggatcacctccctcctcgcAACACCCCTAACACAGCCCAGGGtactgttggctttctttgccacaagggcacattgcttgCGTATGGTGAGCTTGGTGTCAAACCAGAACCCTCAGGTCCTTcttggcagagctgctttctggCCAGACAACACACAGTGTACGCTGGTGCTATGAGGttattcttccccaggtgcaggactttgcattcccttggttgaacttcatgagattccagCTCATTTCTCCtatctgaatggcagcacacccatctggtgtatcagccactcctcctagttttgagacatctgcaaacttgctgacagtgctctctgccccatcatccaagttactaatgaagatgttgaacaatattggccccagtattgacccctgaggtactccactagtgactggcctccatcTGGACTTTGTACCACTGGTCACAACCCTCTGGACCCAGCCATTCAgcaaattttcagtctacctctCTGTTCGCTTATCTAATCCATAGTTTATCAGCTTGCCTATGAGGATGTTACAGGAGACGGTGTGAAAAGCATTATTAAAGTtgaggtaaacaacatccactgctcccccgtcatccaccaagccagtcatctTATCCTACTAAGCTATCAGGCTGGTTAAGCACAATATCCCCTTTGCAAACCCATGCTGTCCCATCCTGCCCCGCCACCTGGCACCCGCCCCTGCCATCTGCACCCATTTCATGGCTGAGTTTGTGCataagctgtgtcaggggaaccGGTGCTTCCCACAGCTGACAAGTGGGGTGCAGCTGGCTGCAGTTATCCCGGGCTGCAGAGCGATGTGGGGATGGCTATGATAGGGTGAAGGGGTCTGCCGCCACATGTGCGTGGCCTGGTGCAGGCCATGCTGTGTGGAGGCAGCCTGAGCCCCGCATGGCTGTGTAGCAGCCTGCCCAGACCCTGCCCAGACCCTGCTAGGCTGGGCTGTCTTCTCCAGCAACGCTGAGTGCTATCCAA
This genomic interval from Calonectris borealis chromosome 1, bCalBor7.hap1.2, whole genome shotgun sequence contains the following:
- the LOC142078430 gene encoding acrosin-like, encoding MNLLLLLVLLAVCWPAHSTWDNCGGTCGLRPMASLYGTSRVVGGTDAQPGSWPWIVSIQDPWEIGTGHVCGGSLISPQWVLTAAHCFIEAWHIAMWRVVIGATQLTQLGPEAQVRHIKRLLVHEQYSNISQRNDIALLELDQPVQCSYYIQLACVPDASLRVSELTTCYISGWGSTTARSGGSSDVLQEAKVRLIDVNLCNSSRWYRGAIHTHNLCAGYPQGGIDTCQGDSGGPLVCKDNNADYFWLVGVTSWGKGCARARQPGVYASTQHFYDWILVQMGLRPAVRAAPTSRAWSHFLTASTPFQRPRPIPTQPGRFTPCPFPRQKLVEFFTRVQELLQVLKGKKA